The genomic DNA TGATAAAAGGTTCAAGCGGCACCTGTTTCCTCCTGTCACAAACCTCGTCAGGACACATCAGAACATTAGGAAATATCAGttgcattacttttttttaaatattagacaaataaaaagacacaaaaagagaATTTAAATGTGCTGCAGACATTCttgacgtgttttttttttttaactgacggACATCATATGTGCAATCCATTGCTCAATTCAAACCGGATCAAAACATTATTagtctctccccgttcactagcgtacatacagtattttttccAAATTAAGGTCCCGTGATGTTCCACTGGAAGGGGAGGGACGacgcctctctctttctgaacCTGCTTccacttaaaggtcctatgacatgctgctttttggatgcttttatataggccttagtggtcccctaatactgtatctgaagtctcttttatatagaccttagtggtcccctaatactgtatctgaagtctcttttatatagaccttagtggtcccctaatactgtatctgaagtctcttttatatagaccttagtggtcccctaatactgtatctgaagtctcttttatataggccttagtggtcccctaatactgtatctgaagtctctttcccgaaattcagccttggtgcagaattacagccactagagccagtcccacaatgagctttccttaggatgtgccatttctgtgtctgtagttttaaatgctattgaggcggagagagggggggcaaggtggagggtgggggtgtggccttgatcaacttgagagtaagagagagagcagagaaaggggaggtaaccttgctccttatgacctcataaggaggagattccagattggcccatctgagctttcattttctcaaatgcagagcaggatacccagggctcggtttacacctatcaccatttctagccactgggggaccataggaaggctgggggaactcatattaatgttaaaaaacctcataaagtgacatttttcatGCCATGAGACCTATAAAGTATGACGCTGTTTAAAAGttaactgtaaaaacatctgaTTTAAAACCCAGAGGGTTGTAACTCAGGATGCTGTGATTAaactaaagtacatttttggttaaCTGTTACACTTATTCTTAAATTTTTTTGAGTCGTTTGCCTGGAGAACATGAGCGGAAACAGTGTGGCATTGAGTACAATATCGACATTTCAGCGgttttgaaataaaacattttcgtTGGAAGCTGTAGTTTTCCAGAATACAATTCAGCAGCTTGGAATGCAGGAATGTTTGCCAATGCGTTTAGTCataccaaaataaaaacagacaattgtcatgtagggctgtgggaccactgggctgtgggaccactgggctgtgggaccattgggctgtgggaccattgggctgtgggaccatagggctgtgggaccatagggctgtgggaccattgggctgtgggaccattgggctgtgggaccatagggctgtgggaccatagggctgtgggaacatagggctgtgggaacatagggctgtgggaccatagggctgtgggaacatagggctgtgggaacatagggctgtgggaccattgggctgtgggaacatagggctgtgggaccattgggctgtgggactattgggctgtgggactattgggctgtgggaccattgggctgtgggaccattgggctgtgggaccattgggctgtgggaccattgggctgtgggaacatagggctgtgggaccattgggctgtgggaacatagggctgaccccagtaaaagtaccaataccacaatgtaaaaatactctgctacaagtaaaagtcctgcattgaaaatgttacttcagtaaaagtgtgtaagtatcatcaggaaaatgtagttaacgtattaaaacattgtagaaagtgtaaaggatccaaacagttgtgtgtttaatggtctcatcatctcagctggacttgtagccattatattgttggctagtttacttgagaataaaacatcagattttataaactacatgtgttttgtgtgcaggaatcttaacatgtaaagtaactagtaactaaagctgtaacagatgaatgtagtggagtaaaaagtacaatatttctctcggaaaagtagcagagtagaagtagaaagtggcatgaaaagaaaagacaataagtacaagtacctcaacatttggacttaagtagcCTAAGGTACTGGAGTaactgtacttagttacattccaccactgagtgGGAGGGGGCAGAGGGATTTCGGGGTCGGTCGGCACAGTTTAGAGGGAGAGAGGATCgaggcccatctgagctttcaatAAAGACAATAAAGGGACACAGAGGCTAAGTCCAAAATAAATGAAGGATTTTATGTGTCGAGCTGTTGATCTCTTCTTCCaacatgtctttgtgtgtgtgtgtttttcttcgcTTCATGTAAGAGTACTTAACTAATAGCTGTTCTAATATGTGTTCCCGTTGTGCAAAGTGTTTGCAGGTCCTTCCTCAGCCCGCTGTGTGTACACTAAATTAGCGTGTTGACACTGCTCCTGCCAGAGGGAAAAGTGATCGCTCTAATTACCGTTAGGCAATCACAGTTCAAACACGAGATGAAACGGCCTTTTGGTAATAACGTTTTGAACAATGGGTTTTAATTTGGTGCGTGGAAATGGAGACCATTATGTGTGACaaagaattttaaaaaaacaacgatGTGAGCAAGAAGTGGCGATGCTGGCGGAGAGTTTCCTGATTGGTGGGaacattagtctcgcattgccagaccttcctccacagcgctgtggaggaaggtctggctagtccacacagcattctgggatgggagcgaaaaacgtgctctggtttattggcatttctttaaagaacattgtgtcaaactCAAAGCTTGCGGACCAAATCCGGCCCCCTTGCAAATTTGGATCCGGCTCCCGCATATCAATTCAGGTTCATAATAAATTTGGGCCTGCCTAgatgtgcgccaaaccaaaaagacaaacTGTAATTACGCAACACTCAAAGccgaatttggcagatttgacTTTATCGattaaagcatgtcaataaactctacatgtctggccctcgatgcgattctcattttccagtgcgGCCCTTAgtaaagttgagtttgacacccctgctttaaaccaatcacaatcgtcttaggcgacgctaagctccggacggtgcctctgcaaaataacctcaggaaggaactagttttggtggaacgtgtgtacgttcaaaagtagtttagtcgtgcaacagaaaactcagattggacagatagtctagctagctgtctggatttaccctgcagagatctgaggagcagttaaccatagtcctcacaaatccaccggaggttagaacacaaagaaagaggaaggggacggacatccggccgaaaatgagggaggTACGGcgaaatttccggcggcaccagagcaatgtCGAATgaaatgtcgtggatatagactaatgggAACATAGAGCTCAACAGGGGCCGCCCACTTTCTTAACGCCTTTGGTTCCAGATGTGATTTTACTCGTTTAATATCTCTGTTGACATTTCATTAAAAGCGTACTGTATGTAAAGAGGTTTAAGCCTGGAACCGACCTGCGATGAATGGTGACCATAAATCATTTGATCcggctgcagcttctccgtgttacctgcactgattcgggtcggggttttttttctatcgaaagtacttgcgtagctatagcgatcaagattaacgtacaAATTGGCcgggaattctcctttaaacaaGGTTGACTTCATATGGACTTCTGGCTTAAGtactacaggagcagaaaccttcatTTTACAATCTCGTAGCTCGCGGTCAGTCCACCACGGACGGTTTTCCATGTTAAGGCTGATAGTTAAAAAATCTTTATGGAGACAATTAACGGGACCTTTTACATCTGgagccacactgttgagctctatacctCCAGGGCAGTTGTCTCCTgttgtctcctgacagcagtcAGAACTGTTCCACGTAAGATCGTTGACTTATCCTGCCCCCGTACTGTACACCGCCACGCAGTTAATGAGTCCAGCCTGTCGGGCAGCACCTGCACTGCATGATGGGATAGCTGAGGGCGAGAGATGGGCAGATAAGGCCAATAAATGAATCTGACTCGGGAGAGGTGGAAATCGTGCAGTGACAGTAAACATAAAACTGTGAATAATCCTGGACTAAGCCCACTGCACACAGTGCTTTAACTATTAAACAGCTATTCTGTATGTATTTGTCTCTGTATTTACTGTTTATTCCTATGAATgtgtaatatgtttgtttgtgtatggtTGCACCAATCACTACTCACTAGCCATGGGGATCGTTCATTTCGTATTGATATTGACACCATTTTCGAGACTTCCTTTATCGATACTTTTCTATTTGGTGGAAAGACGAGACGGCAAATTCTTAATCTTAACAGAACTATTACTGCTTTTAATGCAAAAACGTTCAGTCTCTGTTTGatttcttctgtctctgttttagtTTGAACCCTTTTTCTCGGAATTAACACGCCGGAATCTCAGACTGAACTGTTGGTGATCAAGTTGCATTGCGGGTAATGTAGGCGCCAGGGTTTTCACACAAAACAGAAGACAATCCCTTGTTCTGCTACATCGATTAAACCCAAGCGGATGCTTAATCATCTTGTAAGTCTCTTGAATGACATAGATTGTACGTTTTGCTTATAATGGTCCATAAATTgttccattttttatttattttttccatctGGAGGTATTTTTTCTACATGATGAGGCAAGTCAGAGCTGCCTGAGAGGCTCAGTTCAGGGCTAATTGAGCCCAGGCGTGAGTGTGGAATAAActttcaaacaaaaaaagtcacttTTGGAAACTCATCTGTCAGGATCCAAATACTtatcaaagattttttttacaaatcttaaaaaaaaataaaaaataataacaaaaaaatggaTGCAGGCCTGAAATGAGCGTTATTTAAGCGTGAACAATTACACTTTAACgatctctcttcttttcttttttttttccccatctcaTTATGTCGTGCTGAAATTGAAGCATAACTCAAAATGTCAGCCGAACGCGACTGAATCAGATTAATGTCACAAGTTTTTTTGAATGACGACTTGTTTGGCTCCAACAAACTGATTtgaagtcagagagagagagagagagagagagagagagagagacggcagCTTTGGACCTGACAGAGAGGCAAGAGTGAAGAACAAAATGGCTTTGGTTTTTCAAACATTCATCCGTCCACTTGTCAGTAAAAATGTCGTCTCTGTTTCAAACTGAATTGCAGCCGTCGGTatgaagtctctctctctctctctctctctcgctgctacgtgctgtcttttcctttccctcattatcccacatttctctcttttcctctcctcccacgGATCCTCTCGTCACTTCCCTCCCTCCCGCCCATCTGTCACCCTCTGCTCCATGTCTCCATCTACtaacaaaagcataaaaatgtaatctgctCTCTCCCCCACAATGTCAACCTCTGTCTCTTCTGTTTTAACTCTTACATCCGCCTCTCTCGGTAGAATAATCCACATTAAATGCACAAGTCTTGAGATTTCACAAAGCTTGCGTCATGCATCCCCGTCctcctcttgtgtgtgtgtttttttcttcttctttccgtGTGGCTTTTTCTTCCACCTGGTTTTCCTACGCTTTTTCAGAAAAAGCGTAGGAAAACCGGCTCATCGTGTCCCCTCGCAAGTCAAGGAAGCTGGGGCGGCTGACGGTGGAGTAAAAGACCTATGTTGCATTCAAAGTCCAAAGTTAATGTTGAATCTGTTTACAGGCAACAGTCTTATCTTAAGTTTTCCAACAAATATCTCGGGGGGAGGTCGCGTCCTCGACGGCCGCCGCTTCAATTGGTCGAGGAGACCTCTGAGTCATCTTAAGTTTTTCCGTCAAATGTCTCGGGGGACGTTCTGTCAACCCAGAAAAGCAAAAGCCATTTCTTTCTGCTCCGGGAGACTACTGGAAACTGCTGCCTGAAATGTTGCAAGTTCAACCCCCCCCTGCAGACCTGCTAATATGCGTCCGTGTCCCCCGCCCCACTCTTCACGGTGGAGTAAAAGACctattttgcattcaaagtcCAAAGTTGTTGTCGAATCGGTTTTCAGAAAAAACAATCTTAAGTTTTTCATCAAATGTCTCGGGGGACGTTTTgtcaacccccccaaaaaaataaaatcaaagccACTTGTCTTTTATTCAGGCGAAAATTTTCCACTTTTTCCACTTTGTCAGTGTCACACATCCTTTCTCTGGAACAAATCCCCCCCTCCACCCGAGGTCGCGTCCTCGACGCCGTTTCGATTGGTCGAGGAGACCTTGAGTCATTCAGCAGCCCTGCTgtcattcttctttttctaatcCCTGCTCGTTCTTTGCCTCCTCTTTCTATTTCGGGCTTCCAAAAACTCTTTAATCCTCCCCACCCCGTcgccttcatctctctctctctctctctctcttcctcgttgtttctatttttctctCCCCTCTGGTTCTGTCTCTATGGAATCTTGTTTGTCTTGCGTCCATTGTCTTTTGGGAAACTAAAGATTTTCCTGACAACCATTTCCCTCCGTCGTCCCTCCGTCGCCCCTCTTCGTCTCCCTCCTCCGTCCTCCTCGGGCTCTCACACGTCCGTGGCGTTCAGGTGCGTGGACACCACGTCCTGGGTCTCGAGCACTATCTTCTtcgccctccctcctcctcccccgccGCCGACGGGGTGGATGCTGTCCAGCCGGCCGCCCCTCCCGCCCCGCTCGGCCCCCTTGCGACACTTGAAGACGGCGAGGAAGGCGGCGCGGTAGTTGCGGTTCATCCAGCCGTACAGCAGCGGGTTGGCGAACGTGGAGCACATGGCGACCACGTGGAAGACGGTGTAGAGCAGCCGGTAGTCGCGCAGGTCCAGCACCGAGCTGTCGATGTCGGTGGCCAGCTGGAAGGCGTGGAAGGGCAGCCAGCTGACGCCGAACACCACCACCATGGTCACCAGCATCTTGGTGGTCTTGCGGCGCCGACGGTGGCGCTCGGAGCCGGCggcgctgctgccgctgccgaCGCCGACGTTCTCCGCCGGGCTGACGTGGCCGCGCAGTTTGGACCAGATGCGGGCGTAGGCGAAGGAGATGATGGACAGCGGCAGGAAGTACTGCAGGATCAACATGGAGATGCTGTAGACGGTGCCGTCCGTGTTTTTACCGGGCCACTTCTCCGTGCACACCTGAGACGCGACAAAAGACACGGTCGGTTTAGTTTTTAATGAACTTAGACACGTCTGGGTTTAAGACGAGATAGTtggaatagttgaaaaagtgggaatgggtttctatgttgaaaaatgtaggagttgaagtttgaaaaaaataataaaaggggtacggagaaataataataaagaacagAAGAACATGTACGCCTTCAGCATTCACACCAAATATGCAACAAATGAAAAAGCAGAATGACAGAATGGAAAGAGGATGGAGAGCAATCTGCGAGAAGGAGTCAGTGATGAAAGgagtgaggagaggagagaggaggagagagatgaaagagagagagagagaggagggaaagtACAGCGGGGAATGAGCAGGGGATCAAAGACACGatgaagaggtgtgtgtgtgtgtgtgtgtgtgtgtgtgtgtgtgtgtgtgtgtgtgtgtgcgtgtgtgtacctgtatggTGTGTCCCGGTTCCATGCTGAAGGAGCCGTACTCTCTGAAGATGGCCAGAGGACTGGCAAGCACGGCGCTCAGCACCCAGGTCAGCGCTATCACCCCGAAACACACGTCCTTGCGCATCCTGGTCTCCAGGTGGTACACGatacacctgaaacacacaacaacaacacacacacacacacacgcacgtcaCTTTGGATTTTTCTCGGATCAGGAAATAGTTGTTATAGATCAATACTGAACGAGGGAACACATCCGTGTCTATAAGTCGACTAACAGGTGAACCGGGAAACAGCTGCTACTTATATTGAGACCATAGTTCGTTCTATTACAATTTTCTGAAATTGTAtgtttaaatgtgaaaaatgaagcattattttgttaaatatgtcctaatttgcatacatttccaaAACAGAAATGTGAACGTTGGATACAGCCAGATTACAAATTCTTGTTTCATGTTGTTAACGTATTAAAGTCAAAAGGTTGTTACAGAGGGGATTTCTGATATCCCTCTTTATTGCTCTGTAGatcagaaaatactgtcaacagccataaaaaaaaaaaaaataataaatccatattgcttcatgtttttatgaataaaatgatGTATAAATCAGGCTGTGAATGATAACTTACATGAAGTCTTTGGTCTTTTTATACCTCAGTGAAAGCAAAAGTAAAAACTTCCTGCAGTCAGTTAATGCGTTCGCTATTCGAGTTGATTGTACAGTTAATCAGTTGTTCCGTAGTACTATTGTTAGTCAGGGTGATatctgtcagttaaacttttacCCTGTTCACCCGTAGTGTCTTCAAAATGTCTACATTTTACAATCCATAGCTAAGGTTTGGTTCTCCCCACCAGACTCCttgtaaataatcactacttttagcatgtataaaagaagcatatttccacatgtaaatgggtgaattaagggtttatttcaaccaaaccagagtggtgattgttggaacagttgAAAGATGAACCACGACGGCTTTTGATagatttatttagtttctgtcgacttgaATTGAAGTGTGTTTAACGATGATAacagtactgtttatttacatggagtctggttggtttggtgatggtgatttcagggctgtttcatgttaaactaaaaggatcttactctttaacagacagGG from Sander vitreus isolate 19-12246 chromosome 19, sanVit1, whole genome shotgun sequence includes the following:
- the npy2rl gene encoding neuropeptide Y receptor Y2, like: MEAISAVNATPDDPGYANYDPTTGADPPELPTLVFEGVNFPEDTIKLLSVQVVLILAYSTIIVLGVLGNSLVIYVIYRFKSLRTVTNFFIANLAVADLLVNTLCLPFTLVYTLQGEWKFGSTLCFLLPYAQGLAVHVSTVTLNVIALDRHRCIVYHLETRMRKDVCFGVIALTWVLSAVLASPLAIFREYGSFSMEPGHTIQVCTEKWPGKNTDGTVYSISMLILQYFLPLSIISFAYARIWSKLRGHVSPAENVGVGSGSSAAGSERHRRRRKTTKMLVTMVVVFGVSWLPFHAFQLATDIDSSVLDLRDYRLLYTVFHVVAMCSTFANPLLYGWMNRNYRAAFLAVFKCRKGAERGGRGGRLDSIHPVGGGGGGGRAKKIVLETQDVVSTHLNATDV